In Zea mays cultivar B73 chromosome 7, Zm-B73-REFERENCE-NAM-5.0, whole genome shotgun sequence, the following proteins share a genomic window:
- the LOC100272749 gene encoding splicing factor U2af small subunit A isoform X1 has protein sequence MAEHLASIFGTEKDRVNCPFYFKIGACRHGDRCSRLHNKPSISPTLLLCNMYQRPDMITPGVDAQGNPIDPERIQEDFEDFYEDIFVELSKHGEIESLHVCDNLADHMIGNVYVEFREEEQAARALQALQGRYYSGRPIIAEFSPVTDFREATCRQFEEHSCNRGGYCNFMHVKQVGRDLRRKLFGHLHRSLRSHSRGSRSPSPYRRRGSSSRSRDRDDYHDYYYHYYRSGSGSRRSSERHRSHDSDGSRRRRGRSRSRSRSPVREGSEERRAKIEQWNREREAAQV, from the coding sequence ATGGCTGAGCATCTTGCGTCCATCTTTGGCACGGAGAAGGACCGCGTGAACTGCCCCTTCTACTTCAAGATCGGCGCATGCCGCCACGGCGACCGGTGCTCCCGCCTGCACAACAAGCCTTCCATCTCCCCGACGCTGCTGCTCTGCAACATGTACCAGCGGCCGGACATGATCACCCCGGGCGTGGACGCGCAGGGCAACCCCATCGACCCGGAGCGGATCCAGGAGGACTTCGAGGACTTCTACGAGGACATCTTCGTGGAGCTGAGCAAGCACGGCGAGATCGAGAGCCTCCACGTCTGCGACAACCTCGCGGACCACATGATCGGGAACGTGTACGTGGAGTTCCGCGAGGAGGAGCAGGCGGCCCGCGCCCTGCAGGCGCTGCAGGGCCGCTACTACTCGGGCCGACCCATCATCGCCGAGTTCTCGCCGGTGACGGACTTCCGGGAGGCCACCTGccgccagttcgaggagcacagctGCAACCGCGGCGGATACTGCAACTTTATGCACGTCAAGCAGGTCGGCCGGGACCTGCGGCGGAAGCTGTTTGGCCACCTGCATCGCTCCCTCCGGAGCCACAGCCGAGGCAGCCGCAGCCCGAGCCCATACCGCCGCCGCGGTAGCTCGTCCAGGTCCAGGGACCGCGACGATTACCACGactactactaccactactacCGTAGTGGCAGTGGCAGCCGCAGGAGCAGCGAGAGACACCGCAGCCACGACAGCGACGGGAGCCGCCGTCGACGCGGGCGGTcgaggagccggagccggagcccgGTGAGGGAAGGCAGCGAGGAGCGGAGGGCAAAGATTGAGCAGTGGAACCGCGAGCGGGAGGCAGCTCAGGTGTAA